The Euphorbia lathyris chromosome 2, ddEupLath1.1, whole genome shotgun sequence genome includes a window with the following:
- the LOC136217606 gene encoding transcription factor MYB78-like, whose product MEDYPQVAGNYGCAINYQSEEDGEVRKGPWTVEEDNILSDYITIHGEGRWNAAARCSGLKRTGKSCRLRWLNYLRPNVRRGNITLEEQLLILELHSRWGNRWSKIAEYLPGRTDNEIKNYWRTRVQKQAKQLKCEVNSKQFRDAMRYVWMPRLVERIQAAAGSSTSTAGQPTDPNMVPEPSVTTSSDSFDAQGFEYENPSNAEVETMENFWSEENIWFLQQQLM is encoded by the exons ATGGAGGATTATCCTCAAGTTGCCGGAAATTATGGTTGTGCAATTAATTACCAAAGTGAAGAAGACGGTGAAGTCAGAAAAGGCCCATGGACAGTGGAAGAAGACAACATACTTTCCGATTACATCACCATCCACGGCGAAGGACGATGGAACGCCGCTGCTCGCTGTTCAGGTTTGAAACGTACCGGTAAGAGCTGTAGATTACGGTGGTTAAATTACTTGCGCCCAAATGTTCGTCGTGGAAACATAACTCTCGAAGAACAACTCTTAATTCTCGAACTCCATTCTCGCTGGGGCAACAG GTGGTCGAAAATAGCGGAGTACTTGCCGGGAAGAACAGATAATGAGATTAAGAATTACTGGAGGACGAGAGTACAGAAACAGGCAAAACAGCTTAAATGTGAGGTTAATAGCAAGCAATTTAGAGATGCTATGCGTTATGTTTGGATGCCCCGATTAGTGGAGCGAATTCAAGCGGCTGCCGGGTCGTCTACATCTACGGCGGGTCAACCCACTGATCCTAATATGGTGCCGGAGCCATCAGTTACGACGTCGTCTGATTCCTTCGATGCACAGGGTTTTGAGTATGAAAATCCAAGTAACGCGGAAGTGGAGACGATGGAGAATTTTTGGAGTGAAGAAAATATATGGTTTCTACAACAACAGCTAATGTGA